A stretch of Fusarium fujikuroi IMI 58289 draft genome, chromosome FFUJ_chr10 DNA encodes these proteins:
- a CDS encoding related to endo-arabinase → MITQGLVWPVLGLLLNSASAGTIRQSVLKLTVKHEGTLNPAINADFPDPSIIQLEDGSWIAVATNGGPPDNYRKLQVATARDLLGEWTLQQEDALPDKGWTTGENTWAPDIRRIDSGEYIVYLSPEIETGRHCIGVARSKNATGPYTYDEKPLVCGPDDLKGAIDASGFKDPDTGKNYLIYKIEGDASGPTGGTPIMLQEIEGDGVTFIGDAVKIFDRIGSEDGVLVEAPNIVRLGNGKYVLFFSSHDFRDPLYNVKYAYADKLSGPYTRAEEPLIAAPDFGLDAPGGVTSNEAGDTLVFHGWCPDNKNIRCMYSVEYEYE, encoded by the coding sequence ATGATCACTCAAGGCCTCGTCTGGCCTGTCCtcgggcttcttctcaactccGCTTCAGCGGGTACCATTCGCCAATCAGTACTAAAGTTAACCGTCAAGCACGAGGGTACCCTAAACCCAGCCATAAACGCCGACTTTCCAGATCCATCGATCATCCAACTCGAAGATGGATCATGGATAGCTGTTGCAACAAATGGCGGTCCACCAGACAACTACCGAAAGCTTCAAGTCGCCACGGCTAGAGATCTTCTCGGCGAATGGACTTTGCAACAGGAAGATGCCCTTCCCGATAAAGGCTGGACAACAGGCGAGAACACCTGGGCGCCCGACATTCGACGTATCGACAGCGGAGAGTACATCGTTTACCTGAGTCCTGAGATTGAAACTGGCAGACACTGCATTGGTGTCGCGCGTTCAAAGAATGCAACTGGTCCCTACACATATGACGAGAAGCCTCTTGTCTGCGGACCAGATGATCTCAAAGGCGCCATTGACGCGAGCGGCTTCAAGGATCCCGACACTGGCAAGAACTATCTCATCTATAAAATTGAAGGCGATGCATCAGGTCCAACAGGCGGTACACCAATCATGCTCCAAGAAATCGAAGGCGACGGTGTTACCTTCATCGGAGATGCAGTCAAAATCTTCGACCGCATCGGTAGTGAAGATGGTGTTCTCGTCGAAGCACCAAACATCGTACGGCTAGGCAATGGGAAATATGTTTTGTTCTTCAGCAGTCACGATTTTCGCGATCCTTTATATAATGTCAAATACGCGTACGCGGATAAGTTATCGGGACCGTATACGCGTGCGGAAGAGCCGCTGATTGCGGCGCCGGATTTCGGACTTGACGCGCCTGGCGGTGTGACGAGCAATGAGGCAGGAGATACTTTGGTCTTTCATGGATGGTGTCCCGATAACAAGAACATTCGGTGTATGTATAGCGTTGAGTATGAGTACGAGTGA
- a CDS encoding related to theta class glutathione S-transferase, translated as MAEIKPIKLLGVHGPNAGKIILLCEELGLPYETEIIPLTDVKNPKYVAINPNGRLPSIQDPNTNLTLWESGAIIEYLTETYDKDNTLSFKPGTAEAYHARQWLFFQTTGQGPYYGQAMWFIIYQPLPEARERYVKEVNRVTGVLDGHLAKQEPDADGNVWFLGGRLSYVDIAFFTWQHTAEPRIPNEDFNQDDYPYVKKWAENMLKRPTVQKLLKLQETK; from the coding sequence ATGGCAGAAATTAAGCCTATCAAACTGTTGGGAGTCCACGGGCCCAATGCTGGCAAGATCATCCTCCTGTGCGAGGAATTGGGACTCCCTTATGAGACAGAAATCATCCCTCTCACCGACGTCAAGAACCCTAAGTATGTCGCCATCAACCCCAATGGCAGACTGCCTTCTATCCAGGACCCGAATACCAACCTCACTCTCTGGGAATCAGGTGCTATCATTGAGTACCTGACCGAGACCTATGACAAGGACAACACACTTAGCTTTAAACCGGGCACAGCGGAAGCATACCACGCTCGCCAGtggctcttcttccagaCCACCGGCCAGGGACCGTATTACGGCCAGGCAATGTGGTTCATCATCTACCAGCCACTTCCTGAAGCTCGTGAGCGCTATGTCAAAGAAGTCAACCGCGTGACCGGCGTGCTGGATGGGCATTTGGCTAAGCAGGAGCCTGATGCGGATGGAAACGTTTGGTTCTTGGGTGGTCGACTCTCATACGTGGATATCGCGTTCTTCACCTGGCAGCATACCGCTGAACCGCGAATCCCCAATGAGGACTTTAACCAGGACGATTATCCGTACGTTAAGAAATGGGCTGAGAATATGCTTAAGCGCCCGACTGTTCAGAAGTTGCTGAAGCTCCAGGAGACTAAGTAG
- a CDS encoding related to trans-aconitate 2-methyltransferase yields the protein MASSKDKWSADQYVKFLKDRTRPSTDLLAHVPNTSPRRVVDVGCGPGNSTAVLAERYPNAHVSGFDSSADMIKKAKQTLPNVSFEVADLLTYKPEEPVDVLFSNAVFQWLPNGQRLEIVRKIFEHVAPGGSLAFQVPYNLEEPSHNLMRETAETPNMPWTEKLKVANYSRDQFPSPTEIWDGLKHLCSDLDIWQTTYMHVMENHEGIVEWVKGTGLRPYLDPLSESEQEAFVEAYLNKLKKGYSAQKDGKVLLPFPRLFVVATKA from the coding sequence ATGGCTTCATCTAAAGACAAGTGGTCCGCAGACCAATAcgtcaagttcctcaaaGACCGCACCCGACCTTCCACAGACCTTCTAGCCCACGTTCCCAACACATCTCCCAGGCGCGTCGTGGATGTTGGCTGCGGCCCCGGCAACTCAACCGCCGTGTTAGCCGAACGCTATCCCAACGCTCACGTCTCAGGCTTCGATTCCTCAGCTGACATGATCAAGAAGGCGAAACAGACTCTTCCGAATGTATCATTTGAGGTCGCCGATCTTTTGACATACAAGCCTGAGGAACCTGTCGACGTTCTCTTCTCCAATGCTGTTTTTCAGTGGTTGCCTAATGGACAACGCCTTGAGATTGTGAGAAAAATTTTTGAGCATGTTGCGCCCGGTGGAAGTCTCGCTTTTCAGGTCCCATACAATCTTGAAGAGCCAAGTCACAATCTGATGCGAGAGACAGCTGAGACACCCAACATGCCTTGGACGGAGAAACTCAAAGTTGCCAACTACTCCCGAGACCAGTTTCCTTCACCAACTGAGATATGGGATGGCTTGAAGCATTTGTGCTCTGATCTCGATATTTGGCAGACGACTTACATGCATGTTATGGAGAATCATGAGGGCATTGTTGAGTGGGTCAAGGGGACTGGCCTTCGACCGTATCTCGATCCGTTGTCAGAGTCTGAGCAGGAAGCCTTTGTTGAGGCCTATTTgaacaagttgaagaagggctATTCCGCGCAGAAAGATGGAAAGGTTCTTTTGCCGTTTCCTCggttgtttgttgttgcGACTAAGGCGTAA
- a CDS encoding related to C6 finger domain protein, translated as MAEREEGSPAVEAHGSDEGPPSKRQRGFIARQACEYCRQKKTRCDEDFPCGLCKSLGLQCKFTQRKATRNEASLGMIVNILRRIEGKIDDSKPHDSHSTEHRSIAAALRPFNPRSPANSSEVLGVPSFLRHETIDSPAAPTDPNPAISFSAHQVLFWPAIQSALPESVKLMCQMQGGTYSTRLEASRPKLSHAASVDISSDWLSKLSIATLKQLSDVYFTTFNLANPILDQKTYFQRTLGVAIDGNFGICIESCIVLVVMALGSMGQKALQEAGLAGTPASSPYAGQEGEMPGLDFFNEARKRFGFLMCEQDLQACQFYLLSGLFYAEALRPIDWWAMLSKASACSAYFWNNLSRDRDEWMLDMQSRLFWITSMFEAVLSQELNLPPSNSLHLEEHIALPKFISAQDIASFGSFRYPGDDPFFHYHFLSQLAHRLILTRARNSLFHFNPTADYPPEPVEDELIRQLEQWRERLPPMLQFDPKSPLTQAESPSDALVTAWLHARYFVARYHIGRPLLHRALERPASLTEGHLRKCRDAISAVLAWASVIQVTDTMRSCNPLKFFVCSQIFGQICVIYALSVSPYPYIRDIVSDVNKKWTNFALNYLEAGAFYSPAIEQDFKIAKILYKDIGKI; from the exons ATGGCAGAACGAGAAGAGGGCAGTCCTGCTGTAGAAGCACACGGCTCAGATGAAGGCCCTCCTTCAAAGAGACAAAGAGGCTTCATTGCCAGACAG GCATGTGAATACTGTCGTCAGAAAAAGACAAGATGTGATGAAGATTTCCCATGCGGACTTTGCAAGTCCCTTGGTCTTCAGTGTAAATTCACCCAAAGAAAAGCAACCCG GAATGAAGCTTCTCTCGGCATgatcgtcaacatcctccgtCGCATCGAAGGTAAAATTGACGACTCGAAACCCCATGACTCACATTCCACGGAGCATCGCTCCATCGCCGCCGCCTTACGACCATTCAATCCTAGGTCTCCCGCAAACTCAAGCGAAGTCCTCGGTGTCCCATCGTTTCTGCGCCACGAAACCATCGACTCACCAGCTGCACCGACCGATCCTAATCCCGCTATTTCGTTCAGTGCGCACCAAGTACTCTTCTGGCCAGCCATTCAATCAGCACTGCCTGAATCTGTAAAGTTAATGTGCCAGATGCAAGGCGGTACATATTCTACCCGCCTCGAAGCTTCACGGCCTAAACTCTCGCACGCTGCGTCTGTAGACATATCATCAGATTGGTTGTCAAAACTTAGTATTGCGACGTTGAAACAGTTATCTGACGTTTATTTCACGACGTTTAACCTTGCAAACCCTATCCTGGATCAAAAGACGTATTTTCAGCGCACGCTTGGCGTTGCGATTGATGGGAACTTTGGGATTTGTATCGAAAGCTGTATAGTTCTTGTTGTTATGGCTTTAGGGTCGATGGGGCAGAAAGCGCTGCAAGAAGCTGGGCTTGCTGGGACGCCGGCGTCGAGTCCATACGCTGGACAGGAGGGAGAGATGCCAGGGTTGGACTTTTTCAACGAGGCGAGGAAACGGTTTGGCTTTTTGATGTGTGAGCAGGACTTACAGGCTTGCCAGTTTTATCTATTATCAGG GTTGTTCTACGCTGAGGCTCTCAGACCCATCGATTGGTGGGCAATGCTCAGCAAAGCAAGCGCATGCAGCGCCTACTTCTGGAACAA CTTATCGCGAGATCGCGACGAATGGATGCTGGACATGCAATCCCGCCTGTTCTGGATAACAAGCATGTTCGAAGCCGTCCTATCCCAAGAACTCAACCTCCCTCCCAGCAATTCCCTACATCTCGAAGAACACATCGCTCTACCAAAGTTCATCTCCGCTCAGGATATTGCATCATTCGGATCGTTTCGATATCCAGGTGATGATCCGTTTTTTCACTATCATTTCTTATCACAGCTTGCACACCGCCTTATCTTGACGAGAGCGAGGAATAGTTTGTTTCACTTCA ATCCTACTGCAGACTATCCGCCTGAGCCTGTTGAGGATGAACTCATCAGACAGTTGGAGCAATGGCGGGAACGGCTTCCGCCTATGCTTCAGTTTGACCCGAAGTCGCCCTTGACACAGGCCGAGTCTCCTTCCGATGCGCTTGTCACGGCTTGGTTGCATGCTCGATACTTTGTCGCGAGATATCACATCGGTCGACCTCTACT CCACCGAGCCCTGGAGAGACCAGCATCTCTGACCGAAGGGCATCTCCGAAAATGCCGCGACGCTATAAGCGCTGTTCTTGCATGGGCTTCCGTAATTCAAGTCACAGACACAATGAGGAGCTGCAATCCTCTCAAGTTCTTCGTCTGCAGCCA AATTTTCGGCCAAATATGCGTCATATACGCTCTCAGCGTATCACCATACCCCTACATCCGCGACATCGTATCAGACGTCAACAAAAAATGGACAAACTTTGCTCTAAACTATCTCGAAGCCGGTGCATTCTACAGCCCCGCAATAGAGCAGGACTTTAAAATAGCAAAGATTCTCTATAAGGATATAGGAAAGATATAA
- a CDS encoding related to oxidoreductase, translated as MSQNGLAFNCAVITGGGGGIGRALAEYLISKGKKVLLAGRTESNLKSTTQEIGAAGEHPELDCLINNAGVQRPIDVLKNDDFLEKADQEIDINIRGPMHLSFALIPHFKTKPNALIVNITSGLAYIPFSVINPVYNGTKAWLHFFSMNLRTQLKNTKIRVVEIAPPMVESNLHRERENPDDNKKEHAPHTLTMEEFMGEIVPKFEKGDDTIGAGMAAKAIDTWYGAFGGLYEGAAKSYI; from the exons ATGTCGCAAAATGGTCTCGCGTTCAACTGCGCCGTCATCACCGGGGGAGGCGGCGGTATCGGCCGTGCACTAGCCGAGTACTTGATCTCCAAGGGCAAAAAAGTTCTTCTCGCTGGACGAACTGAATCGAACCTCAAATCCACTACTCAAGAAATCGGTGCTGCGGG CGAACATCCTGAGCTCGActgtctcatcaacaacgctgGTGTCCAGCGCCCCATTGACGTTTTGAAGAACGACGATTTCCTCGAAAAGGCAGACCAGGAAATTGACATCAACATTCGCGGACCGATGCATCTTTCCTTCGCCTTGATCCCTCACTTCAAGACCAAGCCCAACGCGCTCATCGTCAACATAACCAGCGGTCTAGCCTACATTCCCTTCTCGGTCATCAACCCCGTATACAATGGCACCAAAGCCTGGCTGCacttcttctcgatgaacCTGCGTACTCAACTCAAGAACACCAAGATTCGCGTCGTTGAGATTGCTCCGCCGATGGTGGAGTCGAACCTTCATCGAGAGAGGGAGAACCCTGATGATAACAAGAAGGAACATGCGCCGCATACGTTGACGATGGAGGAGTTTATGGGAGAGATTGTGCCCAAGTTTGAGAAGGGTGATGATACAATTGGGGCGGGCATGGCGGCTAAGGCTATCGATACGTGGTATGGGGCCTTTGGAGGGTTGTATGAAGGTGCTGCCAAATCATATATTTAG